The sequence TTTTGGTGGCCTCGACTGTTTTAATGCTTGACAATAGGCTATTAGCctatttaatatttacaaaatatgaaatgaatgaaatataaattaaaatcaCGTGCTACTAAACTTGATATCGGATTGGTTCCGGGATGCTCTTTCTGGCAGATCAATACAAATTTACTTCTCTTACTAAACATTTCCAGCAGAATTTAGACATGAAGtggttttgtggttttgtaGATTGGCTGCTACAGAAGCAGTCTGGATGCTGGACAGTGTGTGAATGGCCACTCTACAACTCTTAAAGATCATAGAAGCAACGAGCTCTCCAGCATCAACATTTCAATAGATAAATGTGTCATAACTGCAGTCCAGCCTGGATGAAGTATGTGTTAACTGTCTTGTAGATGTCCCCCCCATTTCTTCAAAAGTGCAGCTGTAAATGCTCAAGTACAAGCTATTCACGCAGCAGATTGGCCACTCAGATGATCGGGAAATTGTAGACGTTTTTATTGAATTCACCACATcagcaaacacatttataaaatttGTTCCATTGTGTCATGCTGTGACTTATCAGAGCAAAAAAATAGACTCCCTATCGAAAAATAACAGAGTAAACAAATAATGATTTTACATACAAGTCTCAGCAACACCAATGCAATAAAATGGTGTTAAAACGTACACGTGTGGACACGCCCACTTTGACTCATATTTACACCGAAAAcgtaaaaagtaaaaaaataggcCTATGTGAACGTGTAAAACACGTTTATGTGACACTATGGAAATAAATCATCAAGAAAAGTAAAAACGCCACATAATAGGTTTTGTGAGAGTTTTCATGGAAAATATATTCACTGTACAAAAGAATCCAGgctgtacaataaaatacatatttacacagTCTGTTGGCTTATCTAAAGTGTGTCACTGCGGCCAGGGCCTCCACACAGGATCAGTGATGTTCGTGCAGGCAGCTGTGGAGGACAGCAGCGTCCTGGTGTCACACAGCTCGGTCCTCTGGGTAAGGTACGGGTGAGAGACCCCGCGCTGGCGCTGATGTTGGGGCAGATGCTGAGGAGACAGAGCAGTTGAGTCTCCGGCAGGTATCAGCGCCCTGTGGTGGATGAGCCCGGGAGAGGAGGGGCGAGTCTGGGGCTCGGGGAGTGAAGCGTGCCCGCCGCCCTCCTCCGGGTCCTGGCTCTTGCTGGCTATGAAGTGGCTGATCCTCAGCAGGCAGGAGGTCATGCCCTCCTGGTAGTTTTGCTGGCGGGCGCAGGTCGGTCTCTGCTCTCTGGACAGGACTCTCTTCATGGTGTGGTGACCCTTCTCCACATCCTTCTCTGTCTTTAGGAAGTGGACCACACTCTCCAGAATCTCTGCCTTCTCCACCTTCGGATTCTTAAGTTTCTAAAAGGAGAAATGAAGTACAAATTACTCACCAAACCTTCATTGAACAGCGCTTCTAAAGAACTGAAGTTGTGAGCATTAACTCACAATCATTGTAGGCCTGCGGCATCATCAGCTCAACTGCAATCAGCTGGCACACCTGGTGTGTGACTGTTTCCCTGCCACCTACCTGCTCCTGATTTAAAACTGCAACAAACTGCCGCCATAGCTCTGTCCCTTTTTAGAGGCTTTACTGTATATCTCCTGATTTCAACAATAAtcatagtaataataatactattaGGAATCAAGATCAACCCAAAATCAAACTATAAGGCAGACGAACCTCGTTGTGGGTGTGGTCCAGCATCAGAAGCCTCAGTGTCTCCAGACTGTGGTTGATCCGCTCCCGTCTGCGTTTCTCCATCACAGGTTTAGACACCTAGAAGAATTAAACATGAGAATGAAAACGCTGAATAACACTGAACATTTTAGACTATTAATCTTTCACCAGAAAACCTCATTATAGTCAGAATGCAGCAGCTTACCCTTCTCACAGTCCTCTGTCCAGGAGACGCTGGTGAAGTTAAGACTTTCATGGCCAAAGCCGACTCGCATCTGTCCGTGTTTAATGAAGTCCAAACTGGAAATGGTAGgtttcatgtttgtgtccacattGCAATATATTGATCCCTCTACAGACAGCCACGCCCCTGCTGGACCCGCCCCTCATTGACTGTGGCACACTGACACTGAAGAGCTgaattacatacattttaaagtcTTTGCTGCAAGTCTAATGCATGAATTTATATATTGCACTAATAATATCACGGTGTATTCTATCTGATTTGTAGAATTAGCAAGGGGATGATAAGGGTTTTATTTATAAGATACATCAAGCTTGAGATAGGATGTGCCTTGTGGTCTTTCAAGGGTTTCTTAATCCGTTGAAAGttcagttcacccaaataaaTGTATCAAGCCATTCAGATACAGTAGTTTCAGTGATATGGGTAATTGTGCAAAACTTTTGAGATACCCCTCTTTGAAGCCACCACCTTAATACAATGAAggtaaatttatattttaaaaaattcgTAAAACAATTTACTGGAAGTAGTTTGTACTGTAGAGGATCGTTAAATGTGAGGTCTAATGATTGTACAGACTGTTTTTCCTCAGTTGATTtcactttaattacattttaaggAGGTTTTGGAGCAGACATTTACTACAAACACCACCTATAATGCTATTAATACTCCTACAACTGAAAGTAAATTCTAACCAGCCTAGAATGAAAGATAACTAGTGAaggaacattttcttcttattgACTTGAAACCATCGACCCCCATCCCCCCACACACCACACCCTCATACCTGCCTGAACCAAACTGCTGGATTCACACTTAAAGGCTcgtgttgtgtttgtctttagTGGGCGTGGTTCCTCAGAAATACTTGCACGAGGACACTTGTGGATTAGACAAGATCATGCGCGTGtatcctgatttttttttaatattcacaaTCCGTCTGTTTTTGCCTCGTAGTGATGCAGGGAGAAGTGAGAGGTGACTGGGCTTTGGGGTTTGGGGTAGCTTTCTCTCTGCACTGCATTTATGGTCACCCTGATCCCCATAATAGGCTAAAGTGTGGAGATAACACTGGGATGATCGGATCACGGGTATCCCGCAGAGATTAAGTGGCTTTTCAGAGGCAATGATACTTCCGTTTAAAATCAAAGAGAGGCCGATTAGTGGAGGCTCAGAGATCACTGCTGGTAGCTATGGCAGCCCAGTGAAGAGCAAAGAAAACCACCACATAGCTTTGTAACAATAGCTATTTCTAACATTAGGCATCTGTTTGTAGGACGAAGTAGAAAACTATGGCAACGTGGCTATAGCAGGgataaacatatatatttcatgtgttgttgtagttttctttctttattaaggTATGATTATGTCCCCAAGCGTTGTGATCATTATGTCAGTATAGTTAAAGTCTGATATGATGTTAAGATTATTATAGCGAACAAGTCTGAATATTAATGATACCAAAAGGAtaccaagtgtgtgtgtgtgtgtgtgtgtgtgtgtgtgtgtgtgtgtgtgtgtgtgtgtgtgtgtctaaaggATTTAAGCCACGTGGACCCGCCCCATAAATAAGTCCTATAATGTGCTCGCCTGAGCCTGTGATGGAAACTAATTAGTGAAAATGTGTCCCTTTGTTGGCAGAGAAATGGACCGTTCACTTCTAATATCGTGACTCCTCGGGTGTATCAGCCACACTGACAAAAAGAGTCAAAATCAGTTGCAGGTTTGGGGACGTGTGCACTGAAGTCAACAActggtttgatttttgtttttttaaagagctTGTGTGTGAAGTGTAAACATCAGGTACGAAGCTGACCCGAGGCAGCACACTTGACACTCAGGTGTAATAATCATCCTCACACTTCATCACATCAGCAGCCAAACGTGACCTGCTCCCTTTGGCCCTCAGTTTCCATATGATGCTTTTAGCTACTTTGTGGGTTCACgctaaaaaatatttaatttattagttACATGAATGTAGTTTTCACCCATATGTATACATCAAAACGTATGGATAAATAGGAGAATCTTCTTTATTTGGACCAACACTCTGTGTGTTCTCATTTGGTCTTTTTCATCACTTAATGCAAAGTGCTGATGTCTCACACATCATAAAAACCATGGCTGCTCACTTTCTCACTTCATTTCTGTTCCCACGGGAAAGAAATAGTTTCCCATAGTCTCACTTCACGGCTGCATTTTGTGGGAAGCGTTGAATATTTACAATTAGCGTAAAATTAAATTAGTGATAATTGGTGTGTGAATTAACAGTGACTGATTACACCGTGTTTATTATTTACTTCATATATGCTTTATatataatatgcaaatattagaAAGTCAAGCAACCTTGATTTTGTTTGAAAGATGTTATAAGTGTTATATATACATCAACCATCGacaagttataaaaaaaaaaactttcttgcACTTTCTGACCCAAAGCTCTAGACATAATTCTACTTGATGAAGGTTTTTTATTTTGCCTTAAATTTTCGGTTTCACATaataaagagacatttaaatgaCCCGATTTGAACATTAGTTTCGTTTTTTCTGTTTAAGTCCCACAATAAAACCATTTTCGGTTAAGTGTCGTCACTCAcacctgtcagccaatcagagtcagCACGAGGTCTTCTTAAAAGCGCCAGCAGGCCGTCAGGAGGCTTCTTCATTGCTGCAGCTCTCAGTCAGGACCAAACACCTCACCATGACCAGGAAAATACAAAATCCAGTTGTGGATGATACCAAGAGCAGAAAAAGGGTGAGAACTTGTTTTATTTGGTACCACTTcataatatgaacatttaaaagtttatgtaaTAATGCTTTATTTAAAGTTCATATGATTTACTgatgctttatagatcagttacAATCTAATAAGAACAGTTCTTTGGTTTCCAGTTTGTGAAAAATTCCATTTTTCAaggtgctttgtgtttttagctCTTTATTTGATCAGGAAGTTTCCTCCAAAAGACAGTTTGACCTCTGAGCTTCCTGAGAGTTGAAGAGCATCTGGACCAAAATCCATtaaactttttaacttttataaGTGCAGACTTGATGGCAAGTCCTTTATTAATGACACATACTAACATTTGTAACTGCAGACATGATAACCTACAAGATTTTCTTACATGGCAACTCAGAACTTCTCAATACACTGTAACTGATCAACAAACCATGCATAAAAGCATCTTTTACAACGTATAGAAGAAAGACTTAGAGCTGGAAAAAcgcatatattgtatatttgttaCTGATCAGAGAAGTTAATGAAACTAACTCTATGTGATAAGTAGCTGAGACACCTTGATGAGTGACCACAGCTTTATCATGCTCATACAACACTGTTTATCTCTTTCTAGATTCTGAAACCAGCTgtggaaaagaagagaagagatcGAATAAATAAAAGTCTTGCGGAACTGAGAACTATGTTGTTGAATTATACAGCGGATCCAGTGAgtcatataaaaaaatatcacatctAGCCACTACATGTACTTGCAGAAACCATAATCTTACAGTAATGACATGTATTTTTCCCCATATTTCAACGTTGATCATCAACAGCGGCTGCAGAATCCTAAACTAGAGAAAGCAGAGATTCTGGACTTGGTTGTGGAGTATCTTCAGAAGTGGACAGATGGGAAGAACTTGAGCAATGGTTAGTTAAACAAAATAGCTAATTATcttgtaaaaatgtataataatgtTTAGAAAAATTCCACTTCTGCAGCAACAAATCAGCAAAGTATCATGTGTTTTTTATCCCTCACCCTTGTGTCTTTTCACTTATTGCAGATGCAACTTATGGTCAGATGAAGACTCCTGTGGTGAGCCTTCATCACTCAGAGTCCAGGGCTCCTTCTCACCTCACCATTGAGAGTGCAGGTTTTCAGCAGTGTGTGGCTCAACTGGCCAGCTACATGCACAAGATAACCCCGGCACAGAGGACGAACCTGATTGAGAGACTGAAAGATCACACAGAGAACCAGCAGCCAAACATCACAAGCCCAGGACAGGACTCTTCATCCTCTGTTACACAATCAAGCCAGAGAATGACTGAAATGCCAGATGCAGCATCAGCAGTTGTCATCCACACATctgaaagtaaagtaaagtcCCGCAGGTCACTGTTCCTGTCCCACTCCCCGCCTCAGCCTCAGTCTTGCTCCACACCATGCCACGACACCCTCTCCCCTCCCACCTCTCCCTGgttttccccctctttctccACATATGCcgcctctcctcctttcccaTCATTTGCCTGTCACTTCTCCTTCCCCCCCTGCCTGTCACCTCCGTCTTCCAACACCTCTTTCTCCACACTTCCACAGACCCTACACACCCTGCCCGCTCCTGTTGTTTTCTCGCCCACAGTCGCCCACTTCCCCCCACTCACCACACTGAGATCCCCCCCACACCCTGCACAGAGGGAGGGGTCATCAGTTCCTTCACTCATGTGGAGACCTTGGTTTTGAAGATGAAGCAGAGACTGACAATCCAAGAAGTGTAGTGCCCTCTAGTGGGAACTAACTGTAACGACAGGGTAAAAGGATGGATCCCTTTCCATGCCTGCagtgtatagtgtatataatattaatattgtctatattttgtatttcgcttgtaaataaaactgaacttgaTAAAGTATAAGTATCACtcatcattaaaatgtttatattaacCTGCAAGAGCATTATGATATTTACTCTttcataaaaagaaataaattactACATTTCAAGAATAgcagaattaaattaaataagaaaatgtttaattgaGGCTATAAGCTGTAACATTGTGACCTGTTTTCACTGCAGGTATTGTGACTCTTCATAGCAGAACACACACAAGTGGAACTAATAACATGCagacattgttaatgttattgatTACATCTGTGATTTTCCagctatgacatgtcaaaaagGCCTACAGTAAGATTTACTCAAGATTTGAATTCCCAAGACTTACAGGAGGACAGTTAGAGAGACAACCTGTCTTTCATTTTTGGATTATGGAGATGTAATTTATAtcaaaaaacaactttgatgAATCTCTCAGGAGTCTCTTTGGAGATAAGAAAAGCTGGAATGTGATATCTCTTGTCTTAAAAAGTCATAGCTGGTGTTCAGGCATGAACACCTtaacttgttgttgttgagcTGTAACTTTTACTGTAACTGCTCTCAGTGCTTAGCTACTGGGGCTCCAGGTAAGATGTGTTTTTGTAGCACTTCTTCACGATATTAGAGTACTGAGTAAAACATTAGAACCATGCTGATCACAGAACAGCACAGAGTGGATGGGAACATTTGGAAATGTAAGTAGTAAGTAGTGTTTGTTTAAAAGCAAAGAAACCTCTGATGGTTTCTTACCTCAAGCATCCTTTCCTAACCCAGCAGAGAGATAAGGCCGTTTATCAACCTGTTCTCCAGATTCTTCTGTGGTAATGTATGCATATAATGTGCAGAAGATTATCAAAATTAACTATGCAGCACAACTCTTCTCCATACTTTATTcacctgtgttgttttgtgctaTCTTGTGTCTATCTTGGTGTCCAGTTCCAGTTTACATCAATCAGCCATGTGACTTATAGATCACCACAGATACTATGTGTGCAAAACAACATAGAATTTGTTGCTTTGTATTTCAAAATGTAGATTCAATCTTTTTACCTACTGATGGGTTTAGGTGAAATACTCTATTTGGTAAAGAATATTTAGAAAAGTTGGTTGTAATAATGAAGGTTTTGTATTTATGGTCATTTCTCTGGTAAATGTATGGATCCACCAGGAGTAGTTATTgataaactattttaaaaagatgatgtTTTGTGTGCTCTGTATATGGTGATGATCTATTTGTGACATGACTAATCCGTCATCAAAGTTAGAAACTGAGCGTGCAGAAAACCTCAGCAGTGCTGCTGCAGACTTTATATGTAAACATTTAGTCCCATATCAGAAGATTACGATGTGTTTTGGACACAGTACTGTGTAGAAGATTCACACTTGAAGTACCATGTtggctgtgttttctttgtttaatgaTGGTAATAAATTCAACTTCAATCCTGCATAAGATATGCAATATATCAGCATGAACATAAAGTTTCCATTTTGCAGGACTGACTTGGTGATAATGTTAAAGAGACCACTTAAAAAAACTGTGCAAACAATAGCATTCctgaagagaagaaataaagtttaaacaaCTAATTAACCAACAAAGTAAAGGTACAAGGTTGAACTTGaatgtcccagtaagtcatggCAGTGAGCcagcattcattttattatttacacctgtacttttccTTCCACTGAGCAGATCTCTCACAGTGTATCCATAGAGAGGCATGGTATTTTCAAAGCAGGGGGGTCTGAGTTAAATAGATGATGAATGAAAGAAGAGTCTCACTAATCCAACATGTACATAACATTCACAGGAAGCCCTTTGCAATCAAAGAACTTCCTGTTCATCTCTAAGCCTGCTTGTTTCCTCTGACCAGGAGCCTAACTGGGAGCATGTCACGCTCTCCAGGGCCCACAGAGCCCCTGAAGATTGTTCagattgagaaaaaaagatttttatcaGTCCATTAGCATCTTAATGGAGAGTGTCCTTTGCAACATTTCGACTGGAAATACATTTATGCAGCACCTTGTCCTCTTCTTCATGTTAACACATCACCTGGTCACCCAGTGATAAACTTGAACTAAatgtgagaaagaaaagagagaaaagaagtgaGAAGCACCCAAAAGTTGAGAGGTTTTGAGGCTGTTTGACTTGTGATCAACAGAGGGCAGCACTGACACAGTGTAGTTGAGGAGCAGAGTAGGTGATCTCTATCCCTCCCTGACCTCTCAAAACAGGGATAATAAAAGGGGCTGTCATTTCGGCTAAATAGAGGATGTCATTGAGCTAATCCATCAGTGATAAGCCCAAGATGCATGAGTCTTCACATCAtcattcttctctctgtctgtctctcagcctTGCATAAATGTTCAACCCACTTTTTATCTGATGATCAAATCTCTATTACAAGCTCTGAATATTTTCAGCAGGGAGGCACCGAAGGATTTGGCTTGAGAAAACAGAATTTATCACATGATAGAACATGTCTTTGGATAATGgttattttttccccctctttgcTCCCCTTTGCGCTGAAGAAGTCTGTGCGAGTACCATTAGGCCTACTTATGAGGCGACCATTGTTCTTTGTCAGAGAAATGAGAGGGCAGGCACGTCATTTGGAGCTTGATTCTCCACACAGTCTCTCTGGATGTTTTGATCACTCTATGAAAGCAGAGAAGGTCCCTTACGCTGGGGAGAAAGATCACCTCTTGGAGTGACCTGACAATTGTTGAAAACTCCCTGGCATTTTCTCAGGACACACTGATTACAGCTGATCCTGTTACTCTCTTTAATCACCGTTTTGTTTGCCGTGAACGCGTCCATGCATTCCTGATTTGGGGAAAACTGGAGAtgttgtgctgcagagatgtcACGGGTCTGTCATGGCCTGCTGAGGATCTGTGAATTCCTTCGTGTTGGTGCATTTCAAAATCCAAATGCTGAGAGGGGACTGATGTCAAACACTTTCATCACGCATGTGCACACTTGTGCACTTTGAATGTATAGGCTACACACCAAACAGCAAGAGTGCACACTGTGCTTTGCTGGTATGTAGCTCAGCAGATACACAGGACAGATATACATCATGACTGTCCCTGACAGAGACATCCACACCCTGTAAACAAAAAATCTACTGCTACACATGCCAGATCTGGATGTCATGTCTAATTTTTGGTTCAAACTAATgtaaataacacatttacactgattCAGTGGCTTTTACTATGTCAACAATGACAGATCCACTTAAATAATACAAACTTCCTTGTGAGGTTTACCAAGCCTGCGTTTAATTGCACTGACATTTCCAATTTCTCTTCCTCATTCCACAGGTCTTAACCAGTTTGTATTAAATTCCAACACCAGAGGATTATCTTACAGAGAGGGCAGAACTCACTTTTGTTGCCAACGTTTAAATAAAAGACATGAGTGTACCATTCCAAGAACATTTCAGGCCAATTTAGACACTTTAGGCCTACCTGTAAGAGTAGCTGCTCAGGCTAGATTACAATTCAGGGAAACCTTGTCAGCGTTACTTGTTTATATCTtataatgtgttaaatgtgACTAATCATATGATAAATGGCTCAATAGAGTAACTATGATTTTCCAAAActtgaaacaataaaaagaacatttaactGTTTAATATGGTGTCTATTTGTGTAGGAGTGGCTGTGCATTCTTTTGGAGTTGAGTCAATTTGTTTAACTAAGCTTATTTTAGAAAGACAGTCCATGGACACACTGCTCTTTATCAGTTAGATTTGCAGACGGCTACAGACTCAGTCAGCATCCCtgcacagaggaggagaaggactCCTCACTCAGATCGCATGTCAATACTCAAGAATGTAGATCTGTCACTACCCACAACTAAATATCATTTTTCCTCcctttcatttctctctctgtgtcccccTCTTTGCAAGGTTCTTTGAAGTAAATAGTGAAAGGATCCCAGACTGTAGCAAATTACCTGAGGactgaaacatttttgacataAGTCCTGAGAGACGGGGCGAGCCACTTTTCCTGGCGGCCCCTTTGGcgtttttaatctggggctgAGGGAGACAGCGGCGCTGACAGAATGATGGGACAGCTGGACATGCTTCCAGGCCAGCAGCAACGGGCAAAAGAAAAGCCAAGAGAAGGGCCACTGCAGACATCTCAGCACGGAGCCAACAACTCTGGACAGCAGAGCGAAGTAGCAGGGAGTATGACAAGTGTCCACAGGAGACGTCCACTCCCTCCATATCGACTGCATGGATCTCAAGTCACAGAGTTTAGAATAAAAGAACAGATTTGTTTTGAGTATATTTTATGACACtggtttatttctttgtttaaatttaaaatctgatttgaaatgaaacatatgaCTTCAAACTCAAAAAAGGTTAAGAGTCCATAGCCATgttagcggctctgtgaggaaCAGCAATGGTTTGAGctgaatgctaatgtcagcatgctaataaTGACTATATTAAAGCTGGGGCAGGCAGTTTtcttgaaaacacaaaacaaacaaacaaaaaacaaaacaaaacaaaaaaaacgccAGTATTTGAAAATATAgccctcctcctgcagctctcccccctctgctctctgtcctAAGCCCCTCCCACCAGACAAGCACGGACATATGCACATGCTTCATACGTGCACGCAACACAACAGTGTTTACTACTgcgctcactcacacacacaacttcctcTCAAGGCACAACCTTTAGTAAACAGTATACACTAAACAGGACCACCTCTCACCTGTTTTAAGTCGTACGTTACATAATGAGTGTCCCATCTCCCTTCTAGAATTCAAGTGATATTGCATCTCTTTCTATGTCTGCCTCCAAAACTTCCTCATTAACCAGTCCATTAGAGAGCTGGACCCAGACCTGCACCTCTGAACCGAGTCCCAAATTGGCGAAAAGCAACAGGGTGCAGAGATGGTCAGTATCTGACCTGAAGCTGCAGTGATGCATAAAAATCTATCACTGCTTTTCACTTCTGGGAGCAATACGCAATGAGTGCACAGGTAGAGTGTGTGCTGGTAGGCAAGTAGGTAGGTTGACAGGCAGATCGGCCATCCAATCATTACATGCAGGctgaatgaaatgattggacGGGCTTGTTACAGGCCTGAGACAGCCACAGATACcggattttttctttttattgtcaaagcatttgatttattgattgctgTCAGGATATAAAgagaatttcaacaaatatagCA comes from Thunnus maccoyii chromosome 8, fThuMac1.1, whole genome shotgun sequence and encodes:
- the her11 gene encoding hairy-related 11: MTRKIQNPVVDDTKSRKRILKPAVEKKRRDRINKSLAELRTMLLNYTADPRLQNPKLEKAEILDLVVEYLQKWTDGKNLSNDATYGQMKTPVVSLHHSESRAPSHLTIESAGFQQCVAQLASYMHKITPAQRTNLIERLKDHTENQQPNITSPGQDSSSSVTQSSQRMTEMPDAASAVVIHTSESKVKSRRSLFLSHSPPQPQSCSTPCHDTLSPPTSPWFSPSFSTYAASPPFPSFACHFSFPPCLSPPSSNTSFSTLPQTLHTLPAPVVFSPTVAHFPPLTTLRSPPHPAQREGSSVPSLMWRPWF
- the her5 gene encoding hairy-related 5, whose product is MKVLTSPASPGQRTVRRVSKPVMEKRRRERINHSLETLRLLMLDHTHNEKLKNPKVEKAEILESVVHFLKTEKDVEKGHHTMKRVLSREQRPTCARQQNYQEGMTSCLLRISHFIASKSQDPEEGGGHASLPEPQTRPSSPGLIHHRALIPAGDSTALSPQHLPQHQRQRGVSHPYLTQRTELCDTRTLLSSTAACTNITDPVWRPWPQ